Proteins encoded in a region of the Onychostoma macrolepis isolate SWU-2019 chromosome 20, ASM1243209v1, whole genome shotgun sequence genome:
- the swt1 gene encoding transcriptional protein SWT1 isoform X4 — protein MSKFCSILVWNSSRWRNRAKTFIMSKISDKDRAKERRATDPTSTRGFEGGFKKAKVRDSKSREERSRESQTTENSRPVFKSPVTHEKELVNPKGKHEKASAHISGRSSSRHAATNQPSSKELEKKRQELVSRRSTAEYSRWTPAKDDRSPEKPQEKRWKPMKRPLSPELHAEPKRSDIKNMTSAAHAESHSEVQKGKKSSLVARRSKKIDHNVGAPSSQGNSKEALPVVKHVGSKLKLEDISPKKQDRVQLGNVPGVVLGEKRPSLGGPTANVSFKILKKVNAVKAWSNTDVCNVNSSDSRTQSTAQSSFPDSTPSKHKFLISQLQGQRLQEVSAQTSHKPSSLSLSHISSRSHSRPVQTVQHAHTDKTREVTTPSSTSYKVQHVTLQEAAQTLDCDHEMELVEELHLARSERRLEVNLIENCGELTCMDIDPPEEGASTMLNQHKQALLIVLDTNVLLSHLEFVKKIRSHGLCGQGFPTLLIPWVVMQELDYLKSGKLSSKVEYKARPAVHYIYSCLKNQEPRLVGQSMQQASQAVGGPGVVNNDDRVLGCCLQYQALYPEGALVLCTDDKNLCSKALLSGVKALSKADLVKEVEGTRSTILKYIHAQPAVPPPAEPLEKAEEKGSQKNKCSDAAEERQLSECVSLLESCLQRALSEVLEEEMKAAYGELWTEIVYVKPPWNLEGLLKCFKKHWIAVFGSIIKRSLLSCVEMLSDCLCSDRSIEHRSALSAVRLAAELLSALAGRSQYNGHVAQALSTLHMLKERLQSPKAPAEGDDTNNEDSLMAEIEEDVAPSPQTSHQDVWALFESIWNNVCQISSALFSALHYTPGTAEPSQRSTSLPPQEALSCLQRLSTALKQLLEALQRLLSAESSVQDAQSLLSFIQTSEIAAMEPRFTARDLFDCVSQQEYREKLCVGGAQLSELCANLDHCAATLSSWS, from the exons ATGTCCAAGTTCTGCAGTATATTGGTTTGGAACTCTTCTcgttggcgaaatagagcaaaaactttcattatgtctaaaat TTCTGACAAAGACAGAGCTAAAGAGAGGAGGGCCACTGACCCAACATCAACAAGAGGATTTGAAGGAGGATTCAAGAAAGCAAAAGTTAGAGACAGCAAGAGCAGGGAAGAAAGATCCCGAGAAAGCCAAACAACAGAGAATTCCAGGCCAGTTTTCAAGTCACCTGTCACACATGAGAAGGAGCTAGTGAATCCTAAAGGGAAGCATGAAAAAGCAAGTGCCCATATCTCAGGGAGAAGCTCCAGCAGGCATGCTGCAACAAACCAGCCTTCTTCAAAAGAGTTGGAGAAAAAGAGACAGGAGCTGGTATCGAGGAGATCCACAGCAGAGTATTCCAGGTGGACACCTGCAAAGGATGATCGTTCCCCTGAGAAACCACAAGAGAAAAGGTGGAAACCCATGAAAAGGCCGTTGTCACCAGAGCTTCATGCTGAACCCAAACGAAGTGACATCAAAAACATGACCAGTGCTGCACATGCAGAATCTCATTCTGAAGTTCAAAAGGGAAAGAAGTCGTCATTGGTGGCCAGGAGGTCCAAGAAGATTGACCATAATGTTGGTGCACCGAGTTCTCAAGGCAACTCCAAAGAAGCTTTGCCAGTAGTGAAACATGTAGGATCTAAACTGAAATTAGaagatatttcacccaaaaagcAAGACCGTGTACAGTTGGGTAATGTCCCTGGTGTAGTCTTGGGAGAAAAAAGGCCATCCCTTGGCGGTCCCACAGCAAATGTCAGTTTCAAGATCCTAAAGAAGGTCAATGCTGTTAAAGCTTGGTCAAACACGGATGTGTGTAATGTGAATTCTTCAGATAGCAGGACTCAAAGTACCGCTCAGTCTTCTTTCCCTGATTCTACTCCATCTAAACACAAATTTCTCATCTCACAGCTGCAAGGACAGAGGCTTCAAGAGGTTTCTGCTCAAACCTCTCATAAACCCTCTTCTCTTAGCTTGTCACATATTTCATCTAGATCTCACAGCAGACCAGTCCAGACAGTCCAGCACGCACACACTGACAAAACAAGAGAGGTCACAACGCCAAGCAGTACTTCCTACAAGGTACAACAT GTAACTCTCCAGGAGGCTGCACAGACCCTTGACTGCGACCACGAG ATGGAGCTGGTGGAGGAGCTTCATCTGGCACGCTCTGAGAGGCGGCTGGAGGTGAACTTGATAGAGAACTGTGGAGAGCTCACCTGCATGGACATTGACCCTCCAGAAGAGGGTGCCAGCACAATGCTAA ATCAACATAAACAGGCCCTGCTTATTGTTCTGGACACCAATGTGCTGCTCAGCCACCTGGAGTTTGTGAAGAAGATTAGGTCACATGGTCTCTgtg GGCAGGGGTTCCCCACTTTGCTGATCCCATGGGTGGTGATGCAGGAGTTGGACTATCTAAAGAGTGGTAAACTCTCCAGCAAAGTGGAATACAAAGCCAGGCCAGCTGTCCACTACATTTATAGTTGCCTAAAAAATCAAGAGCCTAGACTTGTGGGCCAGTCAATGCAGCAGGCCTCTCAAGCTGTTG GTGGGCCTGGTGTTGTGAATAATGATGACAGAGTGCTGGGGTGTTGTCTGCAGTACCAGGCTCTGTACCCAGAGGGAGCACTAGTTCTTTGCAC CGATGATAAGAACTTGTGCAGCAAGGCTCTGCTCAGTGGGGTGAAGGCCTTAAGTAAGGCAGACTTGGTGAAAGAAGTGGAGGGAACCAGATCTacaattttaaagtacattCATGCTCAACCTGCTGTGCCGCCCCCAGCTGAACCTTTAGAGAAAG CAGAGGAGAAAGGATCACAAAAGAATAAATGCAGTGATGCAGCGGAGGAACGACAGTTGAGCGAGTGTGTGTCTTTGTTGGAGTCCTGCCTCCAGAGGGCACTGTCAGAGGTGCTGGAGGAAGAGATGAAGGCGGCTTATGGAGAACTGTGGACTGAG ATAGTGTACGTGAAGCCTCCGTGGAATCTGGAGGGGCTGCTCAAGTGTTTCAAGAAGCACTGGATAGCTGTGTTCGGAAGCATTATTAAGAGGAGCCTGCTCAGCTGTGTGGAGATGCTGAGTGACTGTCTCTGTTCAG ACAGGTCCATAGAGCACAGATCTGCTCTCAGTGCTGTGAGATTGGCGGCAGAGCTGCTGTCGGCACTGGCTGGCAGATCTCAGTACAACGGTCATGTAGCTCAAGCTCTCTCTACCCTTCATATGCTAAAGGAAAGACTACAG tctCCGAAAGCACCAGCAGAGGGTGATGACACTAATAATGAGGACTCATTGATGGCAGAGATAGAGGAGGATGTAGCTCCGTCTCCTCAGACATCACATCAGGATGTTTGGGCATTATTTGAGAGCATCTGGAACAATGTGTGTCAGATTAG TTCGGCTTTGTTCTCGGCGCTCCACTACACTCCAGGAACCGCTGAGCCCAGCCAGCGATCTACCTCACTCCCACCTCAGGAAGCCCTCTCCTGCCTACAAAGGCTCTCCACTGCACTGAAACAGCTACTGGAGGCTCTTCAGAG GCTGTTATCAGCAGAAAGCAGTGTTCAGGATGCACAGTCACTTCTCTCCTTCATTCAGACCAGTGAG ATTGCTGCTATGGAGCCACGTTTCACTGCCAGGGACCTGTTTGATTGCGTGTCTCAGCAGGAATACCG GGAGAAGCTGTGTGTGGGTGGTGCGCAGCTGTCTGAGCTGTGTGCGAATCTAGATCACTGTGCTGCTACTCTGAGCTCTTGGTCCTGA
- the swt1 gene encoding transcriptional protein SWT1 isoform X5 produces MSSKKSKKKKHKKEERISSNSSRDIEKKESDAKIFSSPKRKHKHLRHVSSDKDRAKERRATDPTSTRGFEGGFKKAKVRDSKSREERSRESQTTENSRPVFKSPVTHEKELVNPKGKHEKASAHISGRSSSRHAATNQPSSKELEKKRQELVSRRSTAEYSRWTPAKDDRSPEKPQEKRWKPMKRPLSPELHAEPKRSDIKNMTSAAHAESHSEVQKGKKSSLVARRSKKIDHNVGAPSSQGNSKEALPVVKHVGSKLKLEDISPKKQDRVQLGNVPGVVLGEKRPSLGGPTANVSFKILKKVNAVKAWSNTDVCNVNSSDSRTQSTAQSSFPDSTPSKHKFLISQLQGQRLQEVSAQTSHKPSSLSLSHISSRSHSRPVQTVQHAHTDKTREVTTPSSTSYKVQHVTLQEAAQTLDCDHEMELVEELHLARSERRLEVNLIENCGELTCMDIDPPEEGASTMLNQHKQALLIVLDTNVLLSHLEFVKKIRSHGLCGQGFPTLLIPWVVMQELDYLKSGKLSSKVEYKARPAVHYIYSCLKNQEPRLVGQSMQQASQAVGGPGVVNNDDRVLGCCLQYQALYPEGALVLCTDDKNLCSKALLSGVKALSKADLVKEVEGTRSTILKYIHAQPAVPPPAEPLEKAEEKGSQKNKCSDAAEERQLSECVSLLESCLQRALSEVLEEEMKAAYGELWTEIVYVKPPWNLEGLLKCFKKHWIAVFGSIIKRSLLSCVEMLSDCLCSDRSIEHRSALSAVRLAAELLSALAGRSQYNGHVAQALSTLHMLKERLQSPKAPAEGDDTNNEDSLMAEIEEDVAPSPQTSHQDVWALFESIWNNVCQISSALFSALHYTPGTAEPSQRSTSLPPQEALSCLQRLSTALKQLLEALQRLLLWSHVSLPGTCLIACLSRNTGRSCVWVVRSCLSCVRI; encoded by the exons ATGTCGAGCAAGAAATCAAAGAAGAAGAAACACAAAAAGGAGGAAAGAATCTCATCAAACTCTTCTCGTGACATTGAGAAGAAG GAGAGTGACGCAAAGATATTCAGCAGCccaaaaagaaaacacaaacatcttCGGCATGTAAG TTCTGACAAAGACAGAGCTAAAGAGAGGAGGGCCACTGACCCAACATCAACAAGAGGATTTGAAGGAGGATTCAAGAAAGCAAAAGTTAGAGACAGCAAGAGCAGGGAAGAAAGATCCCGAGAAAGCCAAACAACAGAGAATTCCAGGCCAGTTTTCAAGTCACCTGTCACACATGAGAAGGAGCTAGTGAATCCTAAAGGGAAGCATGAAAAAGCAAGTGCCCATATCTCAGGGAGAAGCTCCAGCAGGCATGCTGCAACAAACCAGCCTTCTTCAAAAGAGTTGGAGAAAAAGAGACAGGAGCTGGTATCGAGGAGATCCACAGCAGAGTATTCCAGGTGGACACCTGCAAAGGATGATCGTTCCCCTGAGAAACCACAAGAGAAAAGGTGGAAACCCATGAAAAGGCCGTTGTCACCAGAGCTTCATGCTGAACCCAAACGAAGTGACATCAAAAACATGACCAGTGCTGCACATGCAGAATCTCATTCTGAAGTTCAAAAGGGAAAGAAGTCGTCATTGGTGGCCAGGAGGTCCAAGAAGATTGACCATAATGTTGGTGCACCGAGTTCTCAAGGCAACTCCAAAGAAGCTTTGCCAGTAGTGAAACATGTAGGATCTAAACTGAAATTAGaagatatttcacccaaaaagcAAGACCGTGTACAGTTGGGTAATGTCCCTGGTGTAGTCTTGGGAGAAAAAAGGCCATCCCTTGGCGGTCCCACAGCAAATGTCAGTTTCAAGATCCTAAAGAAGGTCAATGCTGTTAAAGCTTGGTCAAACACGGATGTGTGTAATGTGAATTCTTCAGATAGCAGGACTCAAAGTACCGCTCAGTCTTCTTTCCCTGATTCTACTCCATCTAAACACAAATTTCTCATCTCACAGCTGCAAGGACAGAGGCTTCAAGAGGTTTCTGCTCAAACCTCTCATAAACCCTCTTCTCTTAGCTTGTCACATATTTCATCTAGATCTCACAGCAGACCAGTCCAGACAGTCCAGCACGCACACACTGACAAAACAAGAGAGGTCACAACGCCAAGCAGTACTTCCTACAAGGTACAACAT GTAACTCTCCAGGAGGCTGCACAGACCCTTGACTGCGACCACGAG ATGGAGCTGGTGGAGGAGCTTCATCTGGCACGCTCTGAGAGGCGGCTGGAGGTGAACTTGATAGAGAACTGTGGAGAGCTCACCTGCATGGACATTGACCCTCCAGAAGAGGGTGCCAGCACAATGCTAA ATCAACATAAACAGGCCCTGCTTATTGTTCTGGACACCAATGTGCTGCTCAGCCACCTGGAGTTTGTGAAGAAGATTAGGTCACATGGTCTCTgtg GGCAGGGGTTCCCCACTTTGCTGATCCCATGGGTGGTGATGCAGGAGTTGGACTATCTAAAGAGTGGTAAACTCTCCAGCAAAGTGGAATACAAAGCCAGGCCAGCTGTCCACTACATTTATAGTTGCCTAAAAAATCAAGAGCCTAGACTTGTGGGCCAGTCAATGCAGCAGGCCTCTCAAGCTGTTG GTGGGCCTGGTGTTGTGAATAATGATGACAGAGTGCTGGGGTGTTGTCTGCAGTACCAGGCTCTGTACCCAGAGGGAGCACTAGTTCTTTGCAC CGATGATAAGAACTTGTGCAGCAAGGCTCTGCTCAGTGGGGTGAAGGCCTTAAGTAAGGCAGACTTGGTGAAAGAAGTGGAGGGAACCAGATCTacaattttaaagtacattCATGCTCAACCTGCTGTGCCGCCCCCAGCTGAACCTTTAGAGAAAG CAGAGGAGAAAGGATCACAAAAGAATAAATGCAGTGATGCAGCGGAGGAACGACAGTTGAGCGAGTGTGTGTCTTTGTTGGAGTCCTGCCTCCAGAGGGCACTGTCAGAGGTGCTGGAGGAAGAGATGAAGGCGGCTTATGGAGAACTGTGGACTGAG ATAGTGTACGTGAAGCCTCCGTGGAATCTGGAGGGGCTGCTCAAGTGTTTCAAGAAGCACTGGATAGCTGTGTTCGGAAGCATTATTAAGAGGAGCCTGCTCAGCTGTGTGGAGATGCTGAGTGACTGTCTCTGTTCAG ACAGGTCCATAGAGCACAGATCTGCTCTCAGTGCTGTGAGATTGGCGGCAGAGCTGCTGTCGGCACTGGCTGGCAGATCTCAGTACAACGGTCATGTAGCTCAAGCTCTCTCTACCCTTCATATGCTAAAGGAAAGACTACAG tctCCGAAAGCACCAGCAGAGGGTGATGACACTAATAATGAGGACTCATTGATGGCAGAGATAGAGGAGGATGTAGCTCCGTCTCCTCAGACATCACATCAGGATGTTTGGGCATTATTTGAGAGCATCTGGAACAATGTGTGTCAGATTAG TTCGGCTTTGTTCTCGGCGCTCCACTACACTCCAGGAACCGCTGAGCCCAGCCAGCGATCTACCTCACTCCCACCTCAGGAAGCCCTCTCCTGCCTACAAAGGCTCTCCACTGCACTGAAACAGCTACTGGAGGCTCTTCAGAG ATTGCTGCTATGGAGCCACGTTTCACTGCCAGGGACCTGTTTGATTGCGTGTCTCAGCAGGAATACCG GGAGAAGCTGTGTGTGGGTGGTGCGCAGCTGTCTGAGCTGTGTGCGAATCTAG